The Methanosphaera sp. BMS genome contains a region encoding:
- a CDS encoding flavodoxin family protein: MKVLGIVGSPRKDGNCDVLVKKFLDNVEGDTEYIFLNEKQLHGCNACMGCVEGDCVIDDDGNSIIKSLLDCDILVFASPIYYGQITAQAKAFIDRFYQISRNPEKSLESKKVVTIFTQAQPENVFGDYIDSFKVMPFGFMGMEVIGNITAMGTQDKGNEEELEKYIEEVKDIARSIKL; this comes from the coding sequence ATGAAAGTATTAGGAATCGTAGGAAGTCCAAGAAAAGATGGAAACTGTGACGTATTAGTAAAAAAATTTTTAGACAATGTAGAAGGAGATACCGAATACATATTTTTAAATGAAAAACAGTTACATGGTTGTAATGCATGTATGGGATGTGTTGAAGGTGATTGTGTAATTGATGATGATGGAAACAGCATTATCAAGTCATTACTTGACTGTGACATTTTAGTATTTGCATCACCTATATACTATGGACAAATCACAGCACAAGCAAAAGCATTCATCGATAGATTCTATCAAATATCCAGAAACCCTGAAAAATCATTGGAATCAAAAAAAGTGGTTACAATCTTTACACAGGCACAACCTGAAAATGTATTCGGCGATTATATTGACTCATTTAAAGTCATGCCATTTGGATTTATGGGTATGGAAGTAATAGGTAACATTACCGCTATGGGAACTCAGGACAAAGGTAATGAAGAAGAACTTGAAAAATATATAGAAGAAGTAAAAGACATAGCCAGATCAATTAAATTATAA
- a CDS encoding TrpB-like pyridoxal phosphate-dependent enzyme, which produces MEYKIELTSDDVAKNWYNINADLPVELPAPKNSEGKDQISTLPDIFVNECLAQEFSTERYIKIPTEVRELYQRLGRPTPLCRAKGLEEKLNTPAKIYYKREDTSPTGSHKLNSAIAQAYFAKKEGVEKLTTETGAGQWGTALSLAASLMDLDCTVYMVRVSFDQKPFRKTIMQLYDGNVYASPSNQTAVGRKILEETPDHPGSLGIAISEAVEDALSDEKTKYTLGSVLNHVILHQTVIGQEIQTQLEIAEEEPDTMIACVGGGSNFGGSLFPFIKEKIKGNTDCEFLAVEPSACPTLSEGEYTYDFGDEVGFTPLLKMFTLGHNFVAPSVHAGGLRYHGMNTQVSLLKNEGYITPRTAHQTEVFAAGKMFAKCEGVIPAPETNHAIKVAIDEAQKCKQTGEEKTIVVNFSGHGLMDFKGYGSFMDGSMEDC; this is translated from the coding sequence ATGGAATATAAAATAGAATTAACAAGTGACGATGTGGCAAAAAATTGGTATAATATAAATGCAGATTTACCAGTTGAATTACCTGCACCAAAAAACAGTGAAGGAAAAGACCAGATAAGCACACTACCAGACATATTCGTAAATGAATGTTTAGCACAGGAATTTTCAACAGAAAGATATATAAAAATTCCTACAGAAGTAAGAGAGTTATACCAAAGACTTGGAAGACCAACTCCACTCTGCAGAGCAAAAGGATTGGAAGAAAAACTAAACACACCCGCAAAGATATATTATAAACGAGAAGATACATCCCCAACGGGAAGTCATAAATTAAACAGTGCAATAGCACAGGCATACTTTGCAAAAAAAGAAGGTGTTGAAAAACTAACGACAGAAACCGGTGCAGGTCAATGGGGAACCGCATTATCATTAGCGGCATCTCTCATGGACTTAGACTGTACAGTTTATATGGTAAGAGTATCATTTGATCAAAAACCATTCAGAAAAACAATTATGCAGCTATACGATGGAAACGTTTATGCCTCCCCAAGTAACCAGACAGCAGTCGGAAGAAAAATATTGGAAGAAACACCTGATCATCCTGGTTCATTAGGTATAGCAATATCCGAAGCGGTAGAAGATGCATTAAGTGATGAAAAAACAAAATACACACTTGGTAGTGTATTAAACCACGTCATATTACACCAGACTGTTATCGGCCAGGAAATTCAAACACAACTCGAAATAGCTGAAGAAGAACCTGATACCATGATTGCATGTGTAGGTGGAGGAAGTAACTTCGGAGGATCATTATTCCCATTTATTAAAGAAAAAATCAAAGGAAACACCGACTGTGAATTCTTAGCTGTTGAACCATCAGCTTGTCCAACATTATCAGAAGGTGAATACACTTACGACTTCGGTGACGAAGTAGGATTTACACCACTTTTAAAGATGTTTACACTTGGTCATAACTTTGTAGCCCCATCAGTACATGCAGGTGGACTCAGATACCATGGAATGAACACACAGGTATCATTACTTAAGAATGAGGGATACATCACCCCAAGAACGGCACATCAAACGGAAGTATTTGCAGCAGGTAAAATGTTTGCAAAATGCGAAGGAGTCATCCCGGCACCTGAAACAAACCATGCAATAAAAGTAGCTATCGATGAAGCACAGAAATGTAAACAAACAGGTGAAGAAAAAACCATTGTAGTTAACTTCTCCGGTCATGGATTAATGGACTTCAAAGGTTATGGTAGCTTTATGGACGGCAGTATGGAAGACTGCTAG